One Thalassotalea hakodatensis DNA segment encodes these proteins:
- the nagA gene encoding N-acetylglucosamine-6-phosphate deacetylase — translation MTSLRLHVHQLFDGQQVLDHQVLTVTDGTITAIDNDTSNADDVISAFVVPGFIDLQVNGGGGVLFNDSPSLEKLTTIIAVHHQFGTTGMLPTLITDKIEVMEQAADAMAAAISNKVPGILGIHFEGPHLSVAKKGTHAEEYIRPISDREWQVLSRKDIGQVLVTLAPETVSVEDISRMVSLGIKVCLGHTNADYPTAQAAIDAGADGFTHLYNAMSPIQGREPGVTGCALLNDNASCGIIIDGHHVDYTTAKLALKTKPKGKVFLVTDAMSTIGTNQTEFSFFDRTVYLRDGRLTSTTGELAGAALDMITAVNNSHHGLDISFEEAVRMASKYPANYINQSGIRGELQVGQAADFLVLNQDHQVISTWVAGKPVYNA, via the coding sequence ATGACTAGTTTACGTCTACATGTTCATCAATTATTCGACGGTCAGCAAGTGCTTGACCATCAAGTATTGACCGTTACTGACGGCACCATAACGGCGATCGATAATGATACCTCAAATGCTGATGACGTGATCTCGGCATTCGTTGTACCTGGTTTTATTGATCTACAGGTTAACGGTGGTGGTGGTGTATTATTTAATGATTCTCCCTCATTAGAGAAGTTAACCACCATCATCGCCGTTCATCATCAGTTTGGAACAACAGGCATGCTGCCAACGTTGATCACAGACAAAATTGAAGTGATGGAGCAAGCAGCAGATGCAATGGCTGCTGCTATTAGCAATAAAGTACCTGGAATATTAGGCATACACTTTGAAGGCCCGCATTTATCGGTTGCTAAAAAAGGCACACATGCGGAAGAATATATTCGCCCGATTAGCGATCGAGAGTGGCAGGTATTATCACGCAAAGATATCGGGCAGGTTTTAGTAACCTTAGCTCCAGAAACTGTTTCGGTAGAAGATATAAGTCGAATGGTATCGTTAGGCATCAAAGTATGTTTAGGACATACAAACGCTGATTATCCAACAGCGCAAGCTGCGATTGATGCTGGCGCTGATGGCTTTACTCATTTATATAACGCTATGTCACCGATTCAAGGAAGAGAACCAGGGGTTACTGGTTGTGCTCTACTTAATGATAACGCAAGTTGTGGCATTATCATCGATGGACATCATGTTGATTATACTACCGCTAAATTAGCATTAAAAACGAAACCAAAAGGAAAAGTGTTTTTGGTTACTGATGCAATGTCTACCATTGGTACAAATCAAACTGAGTTTTCATTTTTTGATCGAACAGTGTATTTGCGAGATGGCCGCTTAACATCAACTACCGGTGAATTAGCGGGGGCAGCCTTAGATATGATTACCGCTGTAAATAATAGTCATCATGGGCTAGACATATCGTTTGAAGAAGCTGTTAGAATGGCTAGCAAGTACCCAGCAAATTATATAAATCAATCGGGTATTCGAGGTGAATTACAAGTAGGTCAAGCTGCTGATTTCTTGGTGTTAAATCAAGATCACCAAGTTATATCTACTTGGGTTGCAGGGAAGCCTGTATATAACGCATAA
- a CDS encoding IS110 family RNA-guided transposase, whose translation MNKVTIGLDIAKNIFHLVWLSNMGKVLKKKKLKRANIKAYFANLESSIVVMEACGSTNYWAQTIKSYGHEVKVIAPQYVVPYRKGNKNDFNDAEAIAEASQRVNMRFVPIKNVEQQDIQLLHRIRERRIKFRTALINQTRGLLAEYGISIAQGANQVRKAVPDILEDAENKLTVLSRRHISNLYDELTGLDEQIKALDKELSTLSKTKKVCERLKTMTGIGAIIATAFYSAVGDGKAFKNGRHVAAWLGLVAKQHTTGDNPNLKGISKRGNTYLRTQLINGARAALVKAGNKTDKVSQWASSLRERLPFNKAVVALANKMARMAWAMVVKEEDYKFA comes from the coding sequence ATGAATAAAGTAACAATAGGTTTAGATATCGCCAAGAACATTTTTCATTTAGTTTGGTTATCAAACATGGGAAAGGTGCTCAAAAAGAAAAAGCTGAAACGTGCGAATATTAAAGCGTACTTTGCTAATTTAGAGTCTTCGATTGTTGTTATGGAAGCCTGTGGCTCCACTAATTACTGGGCGCAAACTATAAAAAGTTACGGTCATGAAGTTAAAGTCATTGCACCGCAATATGTTGTTCCTTATCGAAAAGGTAATAAAAATGACTTTAATGATGCGGAGGCGATAGCTGAAGCATCACAACGCGTGAATATGCGCTTTGTTCCGATAAAAAATGTAGAGCAGCAAGATATTCAACTTTTACATCGAATCAGAGAACGACGAATAAAATTTAGAACCGCATTAATCAATCAAACTCGAGGGTTATTAGCTGAGTACGGTATAAGTATCGCTCAAGGGGCAAATCAAGTGAGAAAAGCTGTACCTGATATTTTAGAAGATGCAGAGAATAAACTCACCGTGTTATCACGCAGACATATATCCAATTTGTATGACGAATTAACTGGACTCGATGAGCAAATCAAGGCATTAGACAAAGAGCTAAGTACACTTAGTAAGACAAAGAAAGTATGCGAAAGATTAAAAACAATGACAGGGATAGGCGCTATCATCGCAACGGCTTTTTATAGCGCAGTTGGTGATGGAAAAGCGTTTAAAAATGGCCGTCATGTTGCTGCATGGCTTGGTTTAGTGGCCAAACAGCATACAACGGGAGACAACCCAAACTTAAAAGGCATTAGTAAACGAGGGAATACTTATTTACGAACCCAACTCATTAACGGTGCCAGGGCTGCATTAGTAAAAGCAGGGAATAAAACCGATAAAGTGAGTCAGTGGGCGAGTAGTCTACGTGAACGACTGCCGTTTAATAAAGCGGTAGTGGCCTTAGCCAATAAGATGGCAAGAATGGCATGGGCTATGGTTGTTAAGGAAGAAGATTATAAGTTTGCTTAA
- a CDS encoding IS4 family transposase — protein MPESLLCHNFFDKSLSNFNQARMKTLKACSEALIASDRLTLTSLGRYLAGRANIKHKIKRVDRFLNNEHLFNQQVEIYASLAKPIISNLPCLAIAVDWSGCCRSDYHLLRASLLVDGRSLVLYNMVVELKDFDTPETNARFLDNLLQVIGEHRSVYILSDGGFLTPWYTKVRSLGWHFIGRLRGTMTCKLEGKNTWEKLPAFHQGASCQPTRLGKARVTQHSPTACDAFLHLYKGKYKGRKGNSRFTKDTRMYRRHAHEPWLLATSDNTLTSDQVIKLYSKRMQIEQNFRDDKSQQYGFSWRFSKTQGVRRMSALCLIACLASLLLWFVGFEGEQRNWQIMFQANTIKHRRVLSFLTLAKQVIRHRLHKIKNHYLQKSRENFLAYYQICSVI, from the coding sequence ATGCCTGAATCCTTACTTTGCCATAACTTCTTTGATAAGTCCTTATCGAATTTCAATCAAGCGAGAATGAAGACACTTAAAGCATGCTCTGAAGCACTTATAGCGTCTGATAGATTAACCTTAACAAGTTTGGGGCGTTACTTAGCTGGGCGTGCGAACATTAAGCATAAAATAAAAAGGGTTGATCGTTTTCTTAATAACGAGCATTTGTTTAACCAACAAGTTGAAATATACGCTTCGTTGGCCAAGCCAATCATTAGCAACTTGCCTTGTTTAGCCATTGCAGTGGACTGGAGTGGTTGTTGCCGTTCAGATTACCACCTGCTTAGAGCGAGTTTACTCGTTGATGGTCGTTCTTTAGTGCTTTACAACATGGTTGTTGAATTAAAAGATTTTGATACGCCAGAAACCAATGCCAGATTTTTAGACAACCTCCTTCAAGTTATTGGTGAACACCGGTCCGTTTATATTTTGTCAGATGGTGGTTTTCTTACTCCTTGGTATACTAAAGTCCGTTCATTAGGATGGCACTTTATTGGCCGTCTCAGAGGCACGATGACATGTAAGTTAGAAGGTAAAAATACTTGGGAAAAACTCCCTGCCTTTCATCAGGGAGCGAGCTGTCAACCAACTCGACTTGGCAAAGCGAGGGTTACTCAACACAGTCCAACAGCATGTGATGCATTTCTCCATTTGTACAAAGGAAAATACAAAGGACGAAAAGGGAATAGCCGTTTTACTAAAGATACTCGCATGTATCGACGGCATGCTCATGAGCCATGGTTACTCGCAACATCAGATAATACACTCACTAGTGATCAAGTAATTAAGTTGTACAGTAAAAGGATGCAAATTGAGCAAAACTTTCGCGATGACAAAAGCCAACAATATGGCTTTTCGTGGCGGTTTAGTAAAACACAAGGCGTAAGGCGAATGAGTGCCTTGTGCTTAATTGCATGTTTAGCTAGTCTATTACTTTGGTTTGTTGGCTTTGAAGGGGAGCAGCGCAATTGGCAAATAATGTTTCAGGCTAATACGATAAAACACCGCAGAGTTCTATCGTTTCTTACATTGGCGAAGCAAGTAATTCGGCATAGACTCCACAAAATTAAAAATCACTATCTACAGAAAAGTCGAGAAAACTTTTTAGCTTATTATCAAATATGTTCAGTTATATAA
- a CDS encoding tryptophan halogenase family protein — MSEPIKKVVIVGGGTAGWMSAASLGRFLEGKNVDVTIIESSALGTVGVGEATIPNIVSYNKNLGINELDLIKATQATFKLGIQFENWHQQGENFFHPFSDYGMPINNIEFHQYINQANHQGAALNIEDYCFPAVLAKKGKFAQPHPNPPSPLADYQYAFHFDAGLYANFLKDFAMNLGVKHIDALINSVELNQNNGFISAVTLDNGEIVEGDLFIDCSGFKGLLIEEALQTGYEDWSQWLICDRAMAVQTELVGEPTPYTRSIAKSSGWQWRIPLQHRMGNGYIYASQFQTDDDAERTLLDSVQGATINQVRKFRFTPGRRKQVWNKNCVAIGLSSGFLEPLESTSISLIQSVIDKLLTFFPDQSFNQHDIDEVNRLHNDEVEHIRDFLILHYKATKRDDSAFWRHCQKMDIPETLAHKIAVFESRGHIIMRESESFEAASWLTMYNAFDIKQKRFDERIANMPFDVMSKNLAQMKQSIENAAQQAMQHQDFINTHCRANPE; from the coding sequence ATGTCAGAGCCCATTAAAAAAGTTGTCATTGTTGGTGGTGGTACCGCAGGCTGGATGAGTGCAGCAAGTTTAGGCCGTTTCTTAGAAGGCAAAAACGTTGATGTTACGATTATCGAGTCAAGCGCTTTAGGGACTGTTGGTGTTGGTGAAGCAACAATACCAAATATTGTTAGCTATAATAAAAACTTGGGTATTAACGAACTCGATTTAATTAAAGCAACTCAGGCAACTTTCAAGCTTGGTATTCAATTTGAAAACTGGCACCAACAAGGAGAAAATTTTTTTCATCCTTTCTCTGACTATGGGATGCCGATTAACAATATTGAATTTCATCAATATATCAACCAAGCAAACCATCAAGGTGCGGCATTAAATATTGAAGATTATTGCTTTCCCGCAGTACTTGCAAAAAAAGGAAAATTTGCTCAGCCTCACCCTAACCCGCCAAGCCCTCTTGCTGACTACCAATATGCCTTTCATTTTGACGCTGGCCTATACGCTAACTTTTTAAAAGATTTTGCAATGAATTTAGGTGTAAAGCACATAGATGCTCTCATTAACAGTGTTGAATTAAATCAAAATAATGGATTCATTTCTGCTGTAACACTCGATAATGGTGAAATTGTTGAAGGGGATTTATTTATTGATTGTTCTGGCTTTAAAGGCCTGCTGATTGAAGAAGCATTACAAACAGGCTATGAAGATTGGAGTCAATGGTTGATCTGCGATCGCGCTATGGCCGTGCAAACTGAACTGGTTGGCGAACCTACACCATATACACGCTCAATTGCTAAATCATCTGGCTGGCAATGGCGCATCCCTTTACAACACCGTATGGGCAATGGCTATATCTATGCAAGTCAATTTCAAACTGATGATGACGCCGAACGTACCTTACTTGATAGTGTACAAGGCGCAACCATTAACCAAGTGAGAAAATTTCGTTTTACACCAGGACGTAGAAAGCAAGTTTGGAATAAAAATTGTGTCGCAATAGGGCTATCTTCTGGCTTTTTAGAACCTTTAGAATCTACGAGTATTTCGTTAATACAGTCAGTCATTGATAAGTTATTAACGTTTTTTCCTGATCAATCTTTTAATCAACATGATATTGATGAAGTAAATCGCTTGCATAATGATGAAGTTGAGCACATTCGCGACTTTCTCATTTTACACTATAAAGCAACAAAACGTGATGATTCAGCTTTCTGGCGTCATTGCCAAAAGATGGATATTCCCGAAACGTTAGCGCATAAAATAGCAGTTTTTGAAAGCCGCGGGCATATCATCATGCGAGAAAGTGAGTCCTTCGAAGCAGCTAGTTGGCTTACGATGTACAATGCTTTTGATATCAAGCAAAAGCGTTTTGATGAGCGTATTGCTAACATGCCTTTTGATGTGATGAGCAAAAATTTAGCACAAATGAAACAATCTATTGAAAATGCTGCACAGCAAGCGATGCAACACCAAGATTTCATTAACACTCATTGTCGAGCAAATCCCGAGTAA
- the nagP gene encoding N-acetylglucosamine MFS transporter NagP, with translation MSVSTDKKQSSVVPMAIVATLFFILGFATWLNGSLMPYLKQILDLTPVQASLILFSFYIAVTFTAIPSAAVIRKVGYKNGMALGMATMMVAGLLFIPAAKTQIFALFLFAQLIMGVGQTLLQTAVNPYVVRLGPEESAAARISVMGILNKGAGVVAPMVFTALILSNFTDLVGKELTQEDIDLMADGLVLPYLGMALFIGLLALAVKKSPLPELKSEEEESDKGQVKEALSHPNLRFGVIAIFVYVAVEVIAGDTIGTYALSLGVENYSVMTSYTMICMVAGYILGIVLIPRYISQAKALAASAVLGVVLSLGVLFSDDQSFIIANSLLVPFGGALLPDPLLLIAFLGLANAICWPAIFPLALSGLGQLTSTGSALLVMGIAGGAFGPLFWGIATGTSFGQQGGYIVMLPCYLYILFYAVKGHKMRKKA, from the coding sequence ATGTCCGTATCAACAGATAAAAAACAAAGTAGCGTCGTGCCTATGGCAATCGTTGCTACGCTCTTCTTTATATTAGGGTTTGCGACTTGGCTTAATGGCTCTTTAATGCCGTATTTGAAGCAGATTTTAGATTTAACACCCGTACAAGCGTCGTTAATTCTTTTCTCTTTTTACATTGCTGTTACTTTTACTGCAATTCCTTCAGCAGCCGTCATTAGAAAAGTTGGATATAAAAATGGTATGGCGTTAGGCATGGCGACGATGATGGTTGCAGGTTTACTTTTTATTCCAGCAGCTAAAACGCAAATATTTGCTTTATTCTTATTTGCTCAACTTATTATGGGGGTAGGTCAAACGTTATTACAAACGGCCGTGAACCCTTATGTTGTGCGATTAGGCCCAGAAGAATCGGCCGCAGCACGTATTAGTGTAATGGGGATACTAAATAAAGGTGCTGGTGTCGTTGCACCAATGGTATTTACCGCACTTATATTAAGCAACTTCACCGATTTAGTTGGTAAAGAGTTAACACAAGAAGATATTGATTTAATGGCTGATGGGCTAGTGTTGCCGTATTTAGGCATGGCATTATTTATTGGTTTACTCGCTTTGGCTGTTAAAAAATCTCCTTTACCTGAGTTAAAAAGTGAAGAGGAAGAAAGCGATAAAGGTCAGGTTAAAGAAGCTTTATCTCATCCAAACCTTCGTTTTGGCGTGATTGCAATTTTTGTTTATGTCGCTGTAGAGGTTATTGCAGGGGATACTATTGGCACTTACGCATTGTCGTTAGGTGTAGAAAATTATAGTGTTATGACTTCTTATACCATGATTTGTATGGTAGCGGGTTATATCTTAGGTATTGTACTTATTCCTCGTTATATATCACAAGCAAAAGCGTTAGCCGCTTCTGCAGTCTTAGGTGTCGTCTTATCATTAGGCGTATTGTTTTCTGATGATCAGTCTTTCATCATTGCGAATTCATTATTAGTGCCATTTGGTGGAGCCTTACTACCAGATCCTTTATTACTAATTGCCTTTTTAGGGTTGGCGAATGCGATTTGTTGGCCGGCAATATTTCCTCTTGCTTTGTCAGGTCTTGGTCAATTAACAAGTACTGGTTCGGCGCTGTTAGTGATGGGGATTGCTGGTGGTGCCTTTGGTCCCTTATTTTGGGGTATTGCAACAGGAACTTCATTTGGCCAGCAAGGCGGCTATATCGTGATGTTACCTTGTTATTTATATATCTTATTTTATGCAGTAAAAGGGCACAAAATGCGTAAGAAAGCGTAG
- the nagB-II gene encoding glucosamine-6-phosphate deaminase NagB-II has product MTQTIMEQEAKQAPSVIKGQLSANQALAKSIGEKLRQINPKMVMIIGRGSSDHAGVFGKYLIEVEAGVPTFAAAPSVSSVYGKQLKLEQAVAIVISQSGRSPDIIAQAEMAKKGGAYVIALVNDETSPLKDIVDEVLPLKAGAEVSVAATKSYLATLSALLQLTAFWTENESLINALDTLPDALQTIIDSEPQLTSKSIEGVKNMVVLGRGLGYAITKEMALKLKEVSSIHAEAFSSAEFLHGPVTLVEQGLAILNAAVNDESAPSHQEQIDEVTQRGADLVHIRQTDNSVHPRLAPLVVLQRFYLDVAEVAVSRGFNPDEPKGLKKVTKTL; this is encoded by the coding sequence ATGACACAAACAATTATGGAGCAAGAAGCTAAACAAGCTCCTTCAGTGATTAAAGGCCAACTTTCGGCAAACCAAGCATTGGCGAAGTCTATCGGTGAAAAGTTACGTCAAATTAATCCAAAAATGGTGATGATTATTGGCCGAGGCTCATCAGATCACGCAGGTGTATTTGGTAAGTATTTAATCGAGGTTGAAGCCGGTGTGCCTACCTTTGCCGCAGCACCATCAGTATCGAGTGTTTATGGCAAGCAACTTAAACTTGAGCAAGCCGTTGCCATCGTTATTTCTCAATCAGGCCGTAGTCCTGACATTATCGCTCAAGCTGAAATGGCAAAAAAAGGTGGCGCATATGTCATCGCGTTAGTAAATGATGAAACATCACCATTAAAAGATATCGTTGATGAAGTATTACCGCTAAAAGCTGGCGCAGAAGTGTCTGTTGCAGCAACCAAAAGTTATTTAGCTACTTTATCAGCATTGTTGCAGTTAACTGCTTTTTGGACCGAAAATGAATCACTTATTAATGCATTAGATACGCTTCCAGATGCCTTACAAACTATCATTGATTCAGAGCCACAATTAACTTCTAAGTCAATTGAAGGCGTTAAAAATATGGTCGTACTAGGGCGTGGCCTAGGTTATGCAATCACTAAAGAAATGGCGTTAAAATTAAAAGAAGTGAGCTCAATTCATGCTGAAGCATTTAGCTCAGCAGAGTTCTTACATGGGCCAGTAACGCTTGTTGAACAAGGGTTAGCTATTTTAAATGCAGCGGTGAATGATGAAAGTGCGCCTTCACATCAAGAACAAATTGATGAAGTAACACAGCGTGGTGCTGACTTAGTGCATATTCGTCAAACAGATAACTCAGTGCATCCGCGATTAGCACCATTAGTGGTATTGCAACGTTTTTACCTTGATGTGGCTGAAGTCGCTGTCTCGAGAGGTTTTAATCCAGATGAGCCGAAAGGCCTTAAAAAAGTCACTAAGACATTATAA
- the nagK gene encoding N-acetylglucosamine kinase, translated as MPSSSDINNTYFLGIDGGGSKCKAIIVDADNKVLGEGISGPANPLHGFEQAVNSITESAHIALKASGLNLQLSDLTAGVGLAGVNLPALFEQMSNWQHPFGKMFLATDLLIACLAAHNGDDGAVMITGTGSCGFSYVDGHPYTIGGHGFPHGDKGSGAWFGFQAANYVLMSLDGLKAPSMINEKLLTLLDVQDGLQMVEAIAGKPAAFYAKLANLVFDAAEEGDFAAKAIVEEGACYISGVARQLEKQSPPRISLIGGLTPRIKPWLDEDIKHKLAEPICAPEMGSVIFAQQQLALL; from the coding sequence ATGCCTAGCAGCAGTGACATTAATAACACATACTTTTTAGGCATCGATGGCGGTGGTAGTAAATGTAAAGCCATTATCGTTGATGCGGATAATAAAGTACTTGGAGAAGGCATTTCAGGCCCAGCGAACCCCTTACATGGCTTTGAGCAAGCAGTTAATTCAATAACTGAGTCTGCTCACATTGCACTCAAGGCATCAGGTTTGAATTTGCAGTTAAGTGATTTAACAGCAGGTGTTGGTTTAGCAGGGGTTAACTTGCCTGCACTATTTGAACAAATGTCTAACTGGCAACACCCGTTTGGCAAAATGTTTTTAGCTACTGACCTATTGATTGCTTGCTTAGCTGCACATAATGGTGATGATGGTGCTGTTATGATAACGGGTACCGGCTCATGTGGTTTCTCTTATGTAGATGGGCATCCTTATACCATTGGTGGACATGGTTTTCCACATGGTGATAAAGGCAGTGGCGCTTGGTTTGGCTTTCAAGCCGCAAATTATGTATTAATGTCATTAGACGGTTTAAAAGCACCGTCAATGATTAATGAAAAATTACTCACCTTGTTAGATGTGCAAGATGGCTTACAAATGGTGGAAGCTATCGCCGGAAAACCTGCTGCTTTCTACGCTAAACTGGCAAATCTTGTCTTCGATGCGGCGGAAGAAGGTGATTTTGCAGCTAAAGCGATTGTTGAAGAAGGCGCTTGTTATATTAGTGGTGTTGCTCGACAGCTTGAAAAACAAAGCCCTCCGAGAATTTCGTTGATTGGAGGATTAACTCCTCGAATAAAGCCTTGGTTGGATGAAGATATAAAACATAAACTTGCTGAGCCAATATGTGCGCCTGAAATGGGCTCGGTAATTTTTGCTCAGCAACAACTCGCGTTGCTTTAA
- a CDS encoding family 20 glycosylhydrolase: protein MMKKNDFAALATAVVMLLGCGNPQAPSTQDEQPSETKMQQTHSLTQQQLDNIATSLQVTFVLVTNQAGDKCDKNKTDGLCFEAQFQLTATEDLPAAGWSIYYSQIAPLHNFDGELFTLEHLNGDLHRLTPTDKFTGINKGESETITFRASFWTLAESDIMPNMIISAPDLAPKVIESTKTGIDSETKMEVLKHVKSYSDYQHHFQRTPSDKTQWLTAEDFYQRNKVLGEKLLDVSKVIIPTPKNIVFPEPSGVLELTSGLTVDYGNVPSESVAAALHRLTLLGVEQATNGVKVKLSIVPDPEKMIGSYTLTALNTGIRITGVDEAGVFNGLQSLASLLTVNEPRIPYVSIQDEPLFEFRGLLVDVARNFRDKNFIIKLMDQMAAYKLNKLHLHMGEDEGWRLEIPGLPELTEVSGKRCFDVTEQKCLMPQLGAGVDENNKNNGFYSVDDYTEILKAATARHIQVLPSLDMPGHSRAAIKAMTARYNKYMQLEDKAKAEQYLLHDPNDITKYSSVQFYNDNTINACQESSYAFVEKVMTEVKNIHQAAGQPLTRYHIGADETAGAWLESPVCKAFIENNDKGVTDMKQLGAYFVERVANMISDMGIEPAAWSDGLEHVNKENMPAVVQANSWGHIPWGAHHVVNKFVNQNWQVVMSTPDVTYFDFPYEADPKEHGYYWASRHTNTEKVFQFMPQNLPVHAEFWLDRQDNPFSIDDTLQKDEQGNVINRPMKQGRNVLGIQGQLWSENVRTDNVAEYKIFPRLIALAERAWYEPEWVVTYNYQGAKYSQSTNAFTAEKEALRNEKWRVFANALGQKELPKLDLARVTYRLPTAGAQIKQGKLYANSAFPGLTIEYKEKNKNWITYQKPIAVSNDVAIRTSTQEGDRKSRITKVRFQP from the coding sequence ATGATGAAAAAGAATGACTTTGCCGCTTTAGCGACTGCGGTTGTTATGTTGTTAGGGTGTGGTAACCCTCAAGCGCCGTCGACTCAAGATGAGCAACCTTCAGAGACAAAAATGCAACAAACGCACTCGTTAACACAACAACAGTTAGATAACATTGCTACTTCATTACAGGTAACTTTTGTGCTGGTAACTAACCAAGCTGGCGATAAGTGCGATAAAAATAAAACTGATGGCTTATGCTTTGAGGCACAGTTTCAGTTAACGGCAACTGAGGATTTGCCCGCGGCAGGTTGGAGTATTTATTACAGCCAAATTGCACCGTTACACAACTTCGATGGAGAATTATTTACCTTAGAACATCTAAATGGCGATCTTCATCGGTTAACGCCAACGGATAAATTTACCGGTATCAACAAAGGCGAAAGTGAAACCATTACTTTCCGTGCGAGTTTTTGGACCTTGGCGGAATCTGACATCATGCCAAATATGATTATATCGGCACCTGATTTAGCACCAAAAGTTATCGAAAGCACTAAAACTGGCATTGATTCAGAAACAAAAATGGAAGTGCTTAAACATGTGAAAAGCTATTCAGATTATCAGCATCATTTTCAACGAACGCCCAGCGATAAAACGCAGTGGTTAACCGCCGAAGATTTTTATCAAAGAAACAAAGTGCTTGGAGAAAAGTTACTTGATGTGAGCAAGGTGATTATTCCTACGCCAAAAAACATTGTTTTCCCTGAACCATCAGGAGTGTTAGAGCTTACTTCTGGCCTTACAGTTGATTACGGTAATGTACCATCAGAAAGTGTTGCCGCAGCGTTGCATCGCCTTACCTTGCTTGGCGTTGAACAAGCCACAAACGGTGTAAAGGTTAAATTAAGCATAGTGCCAGATCCGGAAAAAATGATTGGTAGTTACACCTTAACAGCTTTAAATACAGGGATCCGTATCACCGGTGTTGATGAAGCTGGTGTCTTTAACGGACTACAATCTCTCGCAAGTTTATTGACTGTTAACGAGCCGCGAATACCGTATGTGAGTATCCAAGATGAGCCGCTTTTTGAATTTCGAGGATTATTAGTTGATGTAGCACGTAATTTTCGTGATAAAAATTTTATTATCAAGTTAATGGATCAAATGGCGGCTTATAAACTCAATAAGTTGCATTTACATATGGGTGAAGATGAAGGGTGGCGTTTGGAAATACCAGGGTTACCGGAATTAACAGAGGTAAGCGGTAAACGTTGTTTTGATGTTACGGAACAAAAATGTTTAATGCCTCAGCTAGGTGCTGGAGTAGATGAAAATAACAAAAATAATGGTTTTTATAGTGTTGACGATTATACCGAAATTTTGAAAGCAGCCACGGCACGTCATATTCAGGTATTACCATCACTTGATATGCCTGGACATTCTCGCGCTGCAATAAAAGCGATGACTGCACGCTACAACAAGTACATGCAATTAGAAGATAAAGCAAAGGCAGAGCAGTATTTATTACATGATCCCAATGATATAACTAAGTATTCATCGGTGCAGTTTTATAACGACAATACGATTAACGCTTGCCAAGAGTCTTCTTATGCTTTCGTTGAAAAGGTGATGACGGAAGTGAAAAATATTCATCAAGCAGCGGGGCAACCCTTAACACGCTATCATATTGGCGCAGATGAAACAGCCGGTGCTTGGCTTGAATCGCCTGTGTGTAAAGCCTTTATTGAAAACAATGATAAAGGCGTGACTGACATGAAGCAGTTAGGTGCATATTTTGTAGAACGCGTTGCCAATATGATCTCTGACATGGGCATAGAACCAGCAGCATGGAGCGATGGCCTAGAGCACGTAAATAAAGAGAATATGCCAGCGGTAGTGCAAGCGAATTCATGGGGGCATATTCCTTGGGGGGCACACCATGTGGTTAATAAGTTTGTGAATCAAAATTGGCAGGTGGTGATGTCGACACCTGATGTTACTTACTTTGACTTTCCGTATGAAGCCGACCCTAAAGAGCATGGTTACTATTGGGCATCTCGTCATACAAATACGGAAAAAGTTTTCCAATTTATGCCACAAAACTTACCTGTGCATGCTGAATTTTGGTTAGATAGACAAGACAATCCGTTCTCGATTGACGATACCTTACAAAAAGATGAACAAGGCAATGTTATCAATCGTCCGATGAAGCAAGGGCGAAACGTGCTTGGCATTCAAGGGCAACTGTGGAGCGAAAATGTACGGACAGACAACGTGGCTGAGTATAAAATTTTTCCAAGGTTAATCGCGTTAGCAGAAAGAGCATGGTACGAGCCTGAATGGGTAGTCACTTATAATTACCAAGGCGCTAAATACTCACAATCAACCAATGCATTCACCGCAGAAAAAGAAGCATTAAGAAATGAAAAATGGCGTGTATTTGCCAATGCGTTGGGGCAAAAAGAGCTGCCTAAGCTCGATCTTGCTAGAGTGACCTACCGCTTACCAACGGCCGGTGCACAAATTAAACAAGGAAAGCTGTATGCAAATAGTGCATTTCCGGGACTAACCATCGAATATAAAGAAAAAAATAAAAATTGGATAACCTATCAGAAACCTATAGCTGTTAGTAACGATGTAGCAATACGAACTAGCACGCAAGAGGGTGATAGGAAAAGTAGAATAACAAAAGTAAGGTTTCAACCGTAG